A single genomic interval of Coffea eugenioides isolate CCC68of unplaced genomic scaffold, Ceug_1.0 ScVebR1_2405;HRSCAF=3428, whole genome shotgun sequence harbors:
- the LOC113756602 gene encoding uncharacterized protein LOC113756602: MSTHPESSDRPATTSPTDLASMGAQLSEVLNRFNELSVEMMAQRRVIDQLVASGASDEQHEPLPPGQSGPQPIFLPYTQTFVTSQVINPPEEAFAYPTHGPQPAYVSHIQTNPPHVQIPQKYPPITMSMPFEPRGPYYYPTAEPFTLDTAAQGKIEAGESSAPVDKNLLKRLDQFEDFIRKGQGLNKQGGLDYNELCLFPDMQLPMGFKTPKFSKYDGTGNPKTHLRMFANKLGKPIDDENLPVRLFPESLEGDALDWYSNLKPEDMRSWMDLSTAFMRQYEYNCELAPTRATLEGTKRKPSEDHKTYAKRWRKLAAKVEPPMTENEIVRTFIKTHDPPYFEEIFRMTGCSFAEIVNKLEEFDEFVKAGKIINVSTLKMQLEALQSQNYSGEKSQSKGKEEETAFVGNQGPSARPRFSNRLAYSSPYPYYPSFRPIHHTTINHSRPRPNYPNVLTPPFQNPQPSLQTRPRPPFNPRPIPPPSPNYYYQQTSDTQNSTSNRTFTNLGRPVDQLYEQLKAVGKIGVIPPKVYSNRFPSGYDPQSVCAYHSGAPGHSTNDCRALKHEIQDMIEFGVIVLKKKGEQGQSVSTNPFPKHEDTLEAPTSSDEI; the protein is encoded by the coding sequence atgagtacccATCCAGAATCGTCTGATAGGCCCGCCACCACATCACCGACTGACTTGGCAAGTATGGGAGCTCAACTGAGCGAAGTTCTAAACCGATTTAATGAGCTGAGCGTTGAAATGATGGCCCAACGGCGAGTAATCGATCAATTGGTAGCTAGTGGTGCTAGCGATGAACAACATGAGCCCTTACCTCCTGGCCAATCTGGACCTCAACCCATATTTTTACCTTATACTCAAACCTTTGTTACTTCACAAGTCATAAACCCACCTGAGGAAGCCTTTGCTTATCCCACTCATGGCCCGCAACCTGCTTATGTATCTCACATCCAAACAAACCCTCCTCATGTCCAAATTCCCCAAAAGTATCCGCCAATTACTATGAGCATGCCATTCGAGCCACGGGGACCTTATTATTACCCCACCGCTGAGCCGTTCACCCTAGATACCGCTGCTCAAGGGAAAATTGAAGCCGGGGAGTCATCCGCACCAGTGGATAAGAATTTGCTAAAGCGATTGGATCAGTTTGAGGATTTCATAAGGAAAGGCCAAGGCTTGAACAAACAAGGAGGGTTGGACTACAACGAGCTGTGCCTATTTCCGGATATGCAATTGCCCATGGGTTTCAAAACACCCAAGTTTAGCAAGTATGATGGAACGGGCAACCCCAAGACGCACCTCCGaatgtttgccaacaagttgggcaagccaaTAGATGACGAGAATCTACCAGTTCGTTTGTTTCCTGAAAGCTTAGAAGGTGACGCGTTGGATTGGTATTCCAATTTGAAGCCGGAGGATATGAGATCTTGGATGGATTTGTCAACTGCTTTTATGAGGCAATATGAATACAATTGCGAGCTTGCTCCAACGAGGGCCACACTTGAGGGGACTAAAAGAAAACcatctgaggaccacaagacgTACGCGAAGAGATGGAGGAAACTGGCCGCCAAAGTGGAGCCTCCTATGACTGAAAACGAGATTGTTCGCACGTTCATCAAAACTCATGACCCGCCTtactttgaggaaatttttcgaATGACCGGGTGTTCCTTTGCCGAAATTGTCAATAAATTGGAAGAATTTGATGAGTTTGTGAAGGCCGGAAAAATTATTAATGTGTCAACATTGAAGATGCAACTAGAGGCTCTGCAAAGCCAGAATTACAGTGGGGAAAAATCCCAATCTAAGGGAAAAGAAGAGGAAACTGCCTTTGTTGGGAATCAGGGCCCCTCGGCCAGACCTAGATTTTCAAACCGCCTTGCTTATTCATCACCCTATCCATACTACCCAAGCTTCCGTCCTATCCATCATACCACTATTAACCATTCTCGACCTCGACCAAATTATCCAAATGTACTCACACCACCCTTTCAAAATCCTCAACCAAGTCTCCAAACTAGACCTCGCCCTCCTTTTAACCCAAGACCTATTCCACCCCCTAGCCCAAATTACTACTACCAACAAACCAGTGACACCCAAAATTCAACGTCAAACCGAACCTTCACCAATCTAGGTCGGCCTGTTGACCAATTATATGAGCAATTGAAAGCTGTCGGGAAAATTGGTGTTatacctcctaaagtctatTCCAATCGTTTTCCTTCTGGCTATGACCCTCAATCGGTCTGCgcttatcattctggagctCCCGGGCATTCCACCAATGATTGTCGGGCATTGAAACATGAAATCCAGGATATGATCGAATTCGGAGTAATAGTGCTAAAGAAAAAGGGTGAACAGGGACAGAGTGTAagcacaaacccctttcccaaacaTGAGGACACTTTAGAGGCACCCACCTCCAGTGACGAAatctga